A region from the Theropithecus gelada isolate Dixy unplaced genomic scaffold, Tgel_1.0 HiC_scaffold_545, whole genome shotgun sequence genome encodes:
- the LOC112617873 gene encoding 1-phosphatidylinositol 4,5-bisphosphate phosphodiesterase delta-4-like: protein MASLLQDRLTTDQDLLLMQEGMPMRKVRSKSWKKLRYFRLQNDGMTVWHARQARGSAKPSFSISDVETIRNGHDSELLRSLTEELPLEQGFTVVFHGRRSNLDLVANSVEEAQIWMRGLHLLVDLVTSMDHQERLDQYRQDGVR from the exons ATGGCGTCCCTGCTGCAAGACC GGCTGACCACTGATCAGGACTTGCTGCTGATGCAGGAAGGCATGCCGATGCGCAAGGTGAGGTCCAAAAGCTGGAAGAAGCTAAGATACTTCAGACTTCAGAATGACGGCATGACAGTCTGGCATGCACGGCAGGCCAGGGGCAGTGCCAAGCCCAGCT TCTCAATCTCTGATGTGGAGACAATACGTAATGGCCATGATTCCGAGTTGCTGCGTAGCCTGACAGAGGAGCTCCCCCTGGAGCAGGGCTTCACCGTTGTCTTCCATGGCCGCCGCTCCAACCTGGACCTGGTGGCCAACAGTGTTGAGGAGGCCCAGATATGGATGCGAGGGCTCCACCTGTTGGTGGATCTTGTCACCAGCATGGACCATCAGGAGCGCCTGGACCAGTATCGGCAGGATGGAGTCAGG